The sequence ATAATCAATTTGTGCTACAAAAGTCGAATAAAAAATAGAATAAGTAAAAATTATGTCGGGTTTCTTGGCGTGTATTTGATAACCCTTTTACAATTACAGTTTCAATTTACAAGTTGGAAACAAAAAAGGCAAACCATTAATTGTGTTAGTACAAATTAATAATTTGCCTTGTAGATGAATGTAAACGAAATATTACTTTTTCGCCTGAGCGGCTTCAACAACAGCAATGGCAGTCATGTTAATAATATCATCAACACTTGCATCACGCTGTAAAACGTGAACCGGTTTTTTCATTCCCATTAATATCGGACCGATAACAGTAGCCTGCCCGATTCTTGCCAACAATTTGTAGGCTATGTTTCCCGCATCAAGATTTGGAAATACGAGTACATTTGCACCACCCTTAATAGCTGAAAATGGAAATGTCTTATCAAGAATTTCAGGAACCACGGCAGTGTCGGCTTGCATTTCACCATCAACAACTAAATCCGGTCGCCTCTCGTGAATGATGCGTAAAGCTTCTTTAACTTTATTAGATTCGGGGTAAGGTGCGCTGCCAAAATTACTGAACGAGAGAAGAGCGATTTTGGGTTTTATTTCAAAATGCTGAACTGTATCAGCAGCAGAGATTGCAATCTCTGCAAGCTGTTCGGAATTTGGATTAACATTCACTGTACAGTCAGCGAAGAAATATGTATCCTTTTTAGTAACAACAATGTACATGCCTGATACAATCTTAAATCCTTCTTTAACACCAACACATTCTAAAGCTGGACGAATAGTGTTTGGATAACTTGAAGCATAGCCGCTGATCAATGCATCAGCATCGCCCATGGCAACCATCATCGAACCGAAATAATTTGGATCTTTAATTAGAGATTTTGAATCCCAAATTGTTGCGCCCTTTCGCTGTCTTTTGCGGAAGAATGCTTGGGCATATTCTTCACACTTCTCACAATTCGTAGGATCCATAATTGTAAAATCTTTAACATCGAACCCTATTCTTTCTATTTCACTTTTAATGAATTTTTCATTACCGATTAGAATAGGAGCAGCGATGCTATCAGAAAAAACAGCCTGTGCAGCGCGGATAATATTTTCTTGTTCGCCTTCGGGATATACAACTCGTTTTGGATTCTTCTGAGCTTTGTGAATCATAACTCTGATCACTTCCTTCGAAAGCCCAAGACGTTCTTTCAACTGTTCTTCATACACTGCCCAATCCATCTTAGTGATTTTTGCAACACCCGTTTCGATTGCCGCTTTTGCAACAGCAGGTGCAACATACCATAGAACTCGTGGATCGAATGGCTTTGGAATAATGTAATCTTGTCCGAACTCAAATCCTTCACCACCGTAAGCTTTCATAACCATCTCGGGAACTTTTTCACGAGCGAGTTTTGCAAGCGCAAGTGTTGCCGCCATTTTCATTTCATCATTTATTGTGGATGCTCTAACATCAAGCGCACCGCGAAATATAAATGGAAATCCTAAAACATTATTAACTTGATTGGGATAATCGCTTCTGCCTGTTGCCATTATTAAATCTTTACGCACCGAAGTTGCATCTTCGTAGCTGATTTCAGGATCGGGATTGGCCATGGCAAAAATTATCGGGTTTGGAGCCATTGTTTTAACCCATTCTTTATCAACCACCCCGCCTTTGGATAATCCAATAAAAACATCGGCATCTTTGAATGCCTCTTTCAAAGAAGCAAATCCTTTTTTCTGGGCAAAGCCGTCTTTATATTTATTAAGATCTGTTCTATCATGTGTAATGCAGCCTTTAGAATCAAACATATAAATGTTTTCCTTCTTTACACCGGCACGAACATAATGTTTGCAGCAAGAAATAGCTGCAGCACCGGCGCCATTAACAATCAGTCTGATCTTATCCAATTTTTTCCCTGCTATTTCAACTGCATTTATTAAAGCAGCACAAGAGATAATTGCTGTTCCATGTTGATCGTCATGGAAAACAGGGATTTTCATTGTCTTTTTCAAAGTCTCTTCTATCTCAAAACACTCGGGAGCTTTTATATCTTCAAGGTTTATTCCTCCGAAGGTTGGTTCTAAAAGTTCAGCTAATCGAATTACTTCTTTAGGATCTTTTGAAGCAACTTCAATATCGAAAACGTCTATGTCGGCAAATCTTTTAAACAAAACCCCCTTCCCTTCCATTACCGGTTTTCCTGCTTCGGGTCCGATATCACCCAAACCTAATACAGCCGTACCATTTGAAAGCACTGCAACAAGGTTTCCTTTAGCAGTATATTTATAAACGTCATCAACGTTGGCGTTTATTTCCATGCAAGGCACTGCCACTCCGGGAGTGTATGCAAGTGACAAATCTCTCGAAGTTAAACATGGTTTTGTTGGTGTTACTTCTATTTTACCTCTGCGACCGCCGCTATGATAAAATAGAGCATCCTCTTTTTGAATTTTCATTTTATTCTCCTGATTAAAAGTACCAATCTTTCACATCTATGAAAGTTGGTGATTGTTATAATTGTGATTAAATATTGATTAAAGGTATGAATCAACAATTCTATAATTGCTGATTTGTTTTTTGAGGCACTATCTAAGTTCGAATCCAATTCTAATTCCCATCTGAATTTTATAGTAGCAAAATATTTTAATTTTTAATACTGTAAATATTTTACTTAGTAAAATTACGAACTTACCGGTAATGAAACACTATCAAATTGATTTATGCTTAACACATCTGTCCAAAATAATTTTATTGAAAAAATAATGAATGTTTTTGCCTAATTTTAAATACCCTGGTTTACTAATTGAACCAGTGCCTGTTCTGCTGTCATAAAGAAATAATATCAGACAGAAATATTTTTATCCAATCAGGCGAAGAATGTCTAAAATATTTGTATTTGAATATTGGCTGCAAAAAAATAGTCCCGCTGAGATGCAGGACTTCTAAAAATTATTTCGATTGTCGGGATTATGCAATACCAAGGTGCAAACATCTGCTCAACATCCTTCGCGTTTTTTTTTCTTTGGAGAAGTGGTAGTCGTTCCTGATTTTTTAGTATTCGATGTTGGAAGCTGAATTTGTGTTGTCGTTGTCGCAGTCTCTGTATCAGATGAAACCATCATTGCCTGTCCACCGAAATATTTACTTATCTCTTCCATCTTTTTAAAGTTGGCAATTTCTTCATCGTTTGCATTTAACGGGCATTTAGGAAACAGCACTTGATCTTTCCACCTGTTAATACCACCGTTCAGAATATAAACTCCTTTATAATCATTGGCTTTCAGAATAAACCATCCTTGCGAAGCGGCAACTTCATCATCAGAAATAAGGATTATTTTTTGATTCCTGAGCAAATCAGATTTGGGTAACTGAATCAAAGGGATATTTTCTGATTCAGGCAATGAATATTCAGAATACCGATCTGAAGTGCGTAAATCAACCAAATCAAAATCAGATTTACCTTGAATTATCCAATTTGCAAGCTCAACCGGATCAATTTTATCCGCATCATTCATGGTTGAATATGATAAATCTTCCGAATTAATTTTTATCGTCGTACCTCCGTAAGGATCACCGGCAAAAATTGCGATGGCACCAAGCACCACACCAATTACTATTAATCTGATTTTCAAATCAAGCTGCGAAAATTTTTTGATCATAATTTATTCTCCGGATTTCTGTGTGCAAATTTTTTCTCACTCCATTCAGCAAGCATAAAAGCACCAATAGCCATGATCACTACAAAAAATACTACCAACCCATAAGGTAGGTGGAAAAACTGAGGAAGCGTTAAACTGCCCATATTAGTTGAATAATAAAATTCAGTTATATATGGAAATATTTCGCCGAAAACGAAAATGCCGAACATAACTCCAAGTATGTACACCAAGCCGTCTAATTTGCCAGTTGCAAATGAAACTACGGAAGTCCCGGGGCAATAACCACCGATTACAAAACCGACACCGAGAATTAATCCGCCGAGCACTTGCGGCAGTAGATACGTTTCGCTGATATATATGAGTGAAAGATCAACGAACCCGATAACCGATAAATAATAAACTCCGAGCATTGCGGTAACAATAGCAGTAAACATAACTTTTAGAACTCGCATATTACCAAAATAAAATTGTGCTGCGAGAATTCTTGCACTGCCAAAACCTCCCCGTTCTAAAGCAAAGCCGAAACCGATCCCAATCACGAATGCAATAATTAAACTGACATCGGCATTAAAAAATCCAAATTTGAAAAATGGTGCGTTCATATCCATTGCCTCCTAAAAAAATAAGCTGCGGCATATCCGCCTGCAAAAACCATCATCATAAAAGCCCAGCTGCCGAGGTTGAGTAATGCGCCGCCCGATAAAGCCTGACCGCTTGTACAGCCGCGTGCAAGCTTAGCTCCAATGCCCATTAAACTTCCGCCGACGAAAGCATAAAACAATCTTTTCCTTGAGGTAATGTTTACTCCCTTTTCGATTCCCTTCTTGACTCTTCCAGCAAGTGATCCGGAAATAAATCCGCCTGCGAGAACTCCGATTAGTTCAAAGACCAGCCAATCTTTTAATGGATTTGTTGTTCCATCACCAAGATATTCATTATAAAAAGGACTTGTTTTTGCATGATCAGGCGCAATTGTATCAACTCCGACAGTAACAACTGTTGATAACGCTCCCGAGGCGCCAAGCCCCCTGCCCATTATCACAAATGCCGCAAGCAAAACTAATCCTAGACCAATTCCGGTAAGATAAGGATTAGAGTATGGCTGAGCTTTAACCTCAACATGTACTTCCTCCTTTTCAAATATCCCGGAAATTTTTTTAACGAGTGTATTCATATTAATTCTCTCCGTTATTTTAAATGTGCATTAAACCAATGACTGTATTGTCCAGCCGAAACAATAATAAATCTAAGAATCAATCCGCCTGCAATTACCATTATTGGGGCAATTGGTGTGTGCTTAATTTTATGATTGACAGCAAGAAGTTGAATAATTAATGGGATTACTATCCCAAGCCCAATTACAAAAACCCAAAAGGCTGGGGCAAATGGTCCATCAATTAAAAGATAAACAGCATCAATGTGCGTCTTTGAAGAATTAAGCAATCCTAAAAAAAGCATCACAAAAGTAAAAAGCTCTATCACCAGAAATCCATTATCAGCTTTTGCAAGCAGTTCTGATTCAGCTTTATTTTTTGCAACGAGATGGACATAAGCAGCCGCAGCAGACAGACCTGAAACAAGAAACAGCACCCACAATAGTGAACTATTCCACAACGGTCTTGAAACCATTGTGCTAAGCAGAACTCCTGTATAAGCTCCGAGCATCATCCCGAACAGCATGTTCAATATTCCAATGTTCCTAATTAAAATATGATGCTCAGAAATTTTTTGTGAAATATCCGAAAGTTTTGGAATTAATTTTATCATCCATTGGGAAGGTCGAATTAAAATATTTGCGATCAATGCAGGATAAACGAGAATCAATATCCACGCACCCCAGGACATTGGGGACTTTAGTTCAAATGTTGTATATAATCTCCAAACATAAAGCTTGTGTGAAAGATCCAAAAACAGAGCGAACATCCCTGCGCTTAGCAGTACAACGCTTGTAAATGGAATTGAGAAGCATGCACAATTGCTTTCTTTGTGCCGTCCGCTGAAAAGAAAATATCCGGAGATGATCATCATACCAGCGACCATTCCGCCAAGAAAAAGATAAACAGGTATTTGCCATTCCCACATCGCCATCGAAGGGTCAACATGCGGGTTATGTCTTGTCGTAGATAATTCTATAATTTGTGAAATCATTTCAGCCTCATGTTAAATAGAAAATATTTGGCTCGGTGCCTGCATCAGGGAGATTAACATGCCATTTACGTGAATTAAGCAACTGACTTACTTCACCGTTTGGGTCATCAAGATCGCCGAAGTGCATACAATAGGTCGGACAAACTTCAACGCAGGCAGGCTTCATTCCTTTTTCAACTCTATGAATACAAAATGTGCATTTATCGGCATAACCATCGGGATGAATAAATCTTGCATCGTATGGACACGACTCGACACAAGCTTTGCAGCCGATGCACATTTCATGATCAACTAAAACAACTCCGCCAAAGTCGTGTATATGGCTTGCCCCTGTAGGACAGCATGAAACGCATGGAGTGTTTGAGCAATGGTTGCATCGTTCTGTTCTAATTTCAAGTTGAATTTCCGGAAACTTACCGTGAGATTCTGTTATGATCCAATCACGGTTGTAGCCTTCGGGGATA is a genomic window of Ignavibacteriales bacterium containing:
- a CDS encoding YeeE/YedE family protein encodes the protein MNAPFFKFGFFNADVSLIIAFVIGIGFGFALERGGFGSARILAAQFYFGNMRVLKVMFTAIVTAMLGVYYLSVIGFVDLSLIYISETYLLPQVLGGLILGVGFVIGGYCPGTSVVSFATGKLDGLVYILGVMFGIFVFGEIFPYITEFYYSTNMGSLTLPQFFHLPYGLVVFFVVIMAIGAFMLAEWSEKKFAHRNPENKL
- the pta gene encoding phosphate acetyltransferase — encoded protein: MKIQKEDALFYHSGGRRGKIEVTPTKPCLTSRDLSLAYTPGVAVPCMEINANVDDVYKYTAKGNLVAVLSNGTAVLGLGDIGPEAGKPVMEGKGVLFKRFADIDVFDIEVASKDPKEVIRLAELLEPTFGGINLEDIKAPECFEIEETLKKTMKIPVFHDDQHGTAIISCAALINAVEIAGKKLDKIRLIVNGAGAAAISCCKHYVRAGVKKENIYMFDSKGCITHDRTDLNKYKDGFAQKKGFASLKEAFKDADVFIGLSKGGVVDKEWVKTMAPNPIIFAMANPDPEISYEDATSVRKDLIMATGRSDYPNQVNNVLGFPFIFRGALDVRASTINDEMKMAATLALAKLAREKVPEMVMKAYGGEGFEFGQDYIIPKPFDPRVLWYVAPAVAKAAIETGVAKITKMDWAVYEEQLKERLGLSKEVIRVMIHKAQKNPKRVVYPEGEQENIIRAAQAVFSDSIAAPILIGNEKFIKSEIERIGFDVKDFTIMDPTNCEKCEEYAQAFFRKRQRKGATIWDSKSLIKDPNYFGSMMVAMGDADALISGYASSYPNTIRPALECVGVKEGFKIVSGMYIVVTKKDTYFFADCTVNVNPNSEQLAEIAISAADTVQHFEIKPKIALLSFSNFGSAPYPESNKVKEALRIIHERRPDLVVDGEMQADTAVVPEILDKTFPFSAIKGGANVLVFPNLDAGNIAYKLLARIGQATVIGPILMGMKKPVHVLQRDASVDDIINMTAIAVVEAAQAKK
- a CDS encoding YeeE/YedE family protein, which encodes MNTLVKKISGIFEKEEVHVEVKAQPYSNPYLTGIGLGLVLLAAFVIMGRGLGASGALSTVVTVGVDTIAPDHAKTSPFYNEYLGDGTTNPLKDWLVFELIGVLAGGFISGSLAGRVKKGIEKGVNITSRKRLFYAFVGGSLMGIGAKLARGCTSGQALSGGALLNLGSWAFMMMVFAGGYAAAYFFRRQWI
- the nrfD gene encoding polysulfide reductase NrfD, with translation MISQIIELSTTRHNPHVDPSMAMWEWQIPVYLFLGGMVAGMMIISGYFLFSGRHKESNCACFSIPFTSVVLLSAGMFALFLDLSHKLYVWRLYTTFELKSPMSWGAWILILVYPALIANILIRPSQWMIKLIPKLSDISQKISEHHILIRNIGILNMLFGMMLGAYTGVLLSTMVSRPLWNSSLLWVLFLVSGLSAAAAYVHLVAKNKAESELLAKADNGFLVIELFTFVMLFLGLLNSSKTHIDAVYLLIDGPFAPAFWVFVIGLGIVIPLIIQLLAVNHKIKHTPIAPIMVIAGGLILRFIIVSAGQYSHWFNAHLK
- a CDS encoding rhodanese-like domain-containing protein, encoding MIKKFSQLDLKIRLIVIGVVLGAIAIFAGDPYGGTTIKINSEDLSYSTMNDADKIDPVELANWIIQGKSDFDLVDLRTSDRYSEYSLPESENIPLIQLPKSDLLRNQKIILISDDEVAASQGWFILKANDYKGVYILNGGINRWKDQVLFPKCPLNANDEEIANFKKMEEISKYFGGQAMMVSSDTETATTTTQIQLPTSNTKKSGTTTTSPKKKKREGC
- a CDS encoding 4Fe-4S dicluster domain-containing protein, whose amino-acid sequence is MPRYGMVIDTKKCVGCNDCVVACKTENNIPEGYNRDWIITESHGKFPEIQLEIRTERCNHCSNTPCVSCCPTGASHIHDFGGVVLVDHEMCIGCKACVESCPYDARFIHPDGYADKCTFCIHRVEKGMKPACVEVCPTYCMHFGDLDDPNGEVSQLLNSRKWHVNLPDAGTEPNIFYLT